The following coding sequences lie in one Mycoplasma crocodyli MP145 genomic window:
- a CDS encoding F0F1 ATP synthase subunit A has protein sequence MDIIKDNLFDSWNQPQLFSLFITAIIIMIISLIVFFKVRKAKPEEAPSGLLLITEAYVGVVENSFNTSTNGKISKARYYIFTLATFLLVGNLVSIFGLEPITTSYSVPFVLALASWLGIYVVGFAYQKWRFFKKYINIIEVVGQFAPLISLGFRIYGNIIGGGTIVFMIYLVCGMLWRLIPGLENHEWYFFAPIITPFFHIYFDLLGAFIQAYVFSLLTTIYWVNESEVEIKEKKKVKTIKVKQEIY, from the coding sequence ATGGATATTATTAAAGATAATTTATTTGATTCTTGAAACCAACCTCAACTTTTTTCTTTATTTATTACTGCAATTATAATAATGATAATTTCATTAATAGTCTTCTTTAAAGTGAGAAAAGCAAAACCAGAAGAAGCTCCAAGCGGTCTTTTGTTAATTACAGAGGCTTATGTAGGTGTTGTAGAAAATTCGTTCAATACATCAACTAATGGAAAGATTTCTAAAGCAAGATATTACATTTTTACTCTTGCTACATTTTTATTGGTAGGGAACTTAGTTAGTATATTTGGACTTGAACCAATAACTACTTCATATTCTGTTCCGTTTGTATTAGCGCTTGCTTCATGATTAGGAATTTATGTCGTAGGGTTTGCCTATCAAAAATGGAGATTCTTCAAAAAATATATAAATATTATTGAAGTTGTTGGTCAATTTGCACCACTTATCTCATTAGGCTTTCGTATTTATGGAAACATAATTGGTGGAGGAACAATTGTATTTATGATATACCTTGTTTGTGGTATGTTATGAAGATTAATCCCAGGGTTAGAAAATCATGAATGATATTTCTTTGCTCCAATAATTACCCCATTTTTCCATATATATTTTGATTTACTAGGAGCATTTATACAAGCATATGTCTTTTCTCTATTAACAACAATATATTGAGTTAATGAATCTGAAGTAGAAATTAAAGAAAAGAAAAAAGTTAAAACCATTAAGGTTAAACAAGAAATTTATTAA
- a CDS encoding YhcH/YjgK/YiaL family protein yields MIYDKLSNIHKYYGINKNLDRAIDWLKNNNYLKVDLGITKIDDDIFFKRIKCETLNDDNLLSEFHYQYADIHLYAGFQDDISYVANPELKSSNIVQEYNKKDDIVFYKNPAKEGRAPIKENTFALFMPFEAHAPRRNKKENEIEKIIMKIRW; encoded by the coding sequence ATGATTTATGATAAATTAAGCAATATCCATAAATACTATGGAATTAATAAAAATCTAGATAGAGCAATAGATTGATTAAAAAATAATAACTACTTAAAAGTAGATTTAGGAATCACAAAAATTGATGATGATATTTTTTTTAAAAGAATTAAATGTGAAACATTAAACGATGATAATTTACTTAGCGAGTTTCACTATCAATATGCAGATATTCATTTATATGCAGGATTTCAAGATGATATTTCTTATGTTGCAAATCCAGAATTAAAGTCAAGCAACATAGTTCAAGAATATAATAAAAAAGACGATATTGTATTTTATAAAAATCCAGCAAAAGAAGGAAGAGCGCCAATAAAAGAAAACACTTTTGCTTTATTTATGCCTTTCGAAGCGCATGCTCCAAGACGAAATAAAAAAGAAAATGAAATTGAAAAAATCATCATGAAAATAAGATGATAA
- the rmuC gene encoding DNA recombination protein RmuC, protein MSTNATLIISIVLSFISLIIVITASILGVILIKKMKNNQPKEMSLVENKTEDFLRDQNAYLKANIESIKEIGKNSKEWNEHISNELKIKLSELNDAKEKIQKDSNLWRDEEVKRSDANVQKINSSLELGFEKIIKPKLENEFGNLEKNVSNLQEKIHDLQKLSSNIEELKSIFNKSFKSLGTVGEIALEKILSDSFIEGQGFYRQYDMGDRKIVDFAITIGQEEGNNNTLLPIDSKFPLEAFKDYLDIKSNPNSTQSEITNAEKYFADNIKNKAKDVASKYIIQNKTTDVALIFIPSEAIFTEIISLKGGTLTEEIRKNYKIEFISPSITNYIVSMISTWHNRFKDSMYAKEFVDLIDQFEKKYLSREKKIESIAKRAISLNNELTDLLKSDQKLFLNLHKFKNSKKRMWTSFEKDESLLQARIENSKILDDIYDEIDEAELLENNSLE, encoded by the coding sequence ATGAGTACAAATGCAACATTAATAATATCAATAGTTTTATCATTTATTTCATTGATTATCGTTATCACCGCCTCAATTTTAGGCGTCATTTTGATTAAAAAAATGAAAAATAATCAACCTAAAGAAATGTCTCTTGTAGAAAATAAAACAGAAGATTTTCTAAGAGATCAAAACGCTTATTTAAAAGCAAATATTGAAAGTATCAAAGAGATTGGAAAAAATAGTAAAGAATGAAATGAGCATATTTCAAATGAATTAAAAATTAAACTTTCTGAATTGAATGATGCAAAAGAAAAGATTCAAAAAGATTCGAACCTTTGAAGGGATGAAGAAGTAAAAAGAAGTGATGCTAATGTACAAAAAATCAATAGCAGTCTTGAACTTGGTTTTGAAAAAATAATTAAACCAAAACTTGAAAATGAATTTGGAAATCTAGAAAAAAATGTAAGTAACTTACAAGAAAAAATTCATGACTTACAGAAGCTTTCAAGTAATATCGAGGAACTTAAATCAATATTTAACAAAAGTTTTAAAAGTCTAGGAACTGTTGGTGAAATTGCTCTTGAAAAGATACTTAGTGACTCTTTTATTGAAGGACAAGGATTTTACCGACAATATGATATGGGAGATAGAAAAATAGTTGACTTTGCTATAACAATAGGACAAGAAGAAGGAAACAATAATACATTACTTCCAATTGATTCTAAATTCCCATTAGAAGCCTTTAAAGATTATTTAGATATAAAATCAAATCCAAATTCAACACAATCGGAAATAACTAATGCTGAAAAGTATTTTGCAGATAACATTAAAAATAAAGCTAAAGATGTAGCCTCAAAATATATTATTCAAAACAAAACAACTGATGTAGCTCTTATTTTTATCCCTTCTGAGGCAATTTTTACAGAAATTATTTCACTTAAAGGCGGAACATTAACCGAGGAAATAAGAAAGAATTACAAAATCGAATTCATTTCTCCATCTATAACAAATTATATTGTTTCAATGATATCGACATGACATAATCGCTTTAAAGATTCGATGTATGCAAAAGAATTTGTTGATTTAATAGATCAGTTTGAAAAAAAATATTTATCAAGAGAAAAGAAAATTGAATCAATTGCCAAAAGAGCTATTTCGCTCAATAATGAATTAACGGATTTATTAAAATCTGATCAAAAACTTTTCTTGAATTTACACAAATTCAAAAACAGTAAAAAAAGAATGTGAACTTCGTTTGAAAAAGATGAATCACTTTTGCAAGCAAGAATTGAAAATTCCAAGATTCTTGATGATATTTACGATGAAATAGATGAAGCTGAATTATTAGAGAATAATTCACTAGAATAG
- a CDS encoding pyridoxal-phosphate-dependent aminotransferase family protein, which yields MSETVEMLKDLFQTKTALPMIMTCSATGLLEATIVNLLEKNDKVLSIVNGDFSNRFKIMAQQMGCNVDTLEYQDGTTFNIRDVNKALKNNEYKALIVTWHETSTGVLNDIHALSKSLKKFAPNTLFIVDSVSAIINHDLNFDKNNIDIAFATSGKGFSVMPGLSVLCASHRAIEESKRNKNYKFYFDFSKYESYYNDFKSTPFTPASSILMAMHASLVIMKNETIEEIRRKKEVIYNYLDKEFSKMGFENKIEYQNRTLGLLVVDAPEGIETIKLRNTLDYKHNIYMELGRLSKRNSQLRIGISNTITLDDAKNLVMETKNYLNELKKNKKKEE from the coding sequence ATGTCTGAAACAGTGGAAATGTTAAAAGATTTATTTCAAACAAAAACTGCTTTACCAATGATAATGACTTGTTCAGCTACTGGTTTACTAGAGGCGACAATAGTTAATTTATTAGAAAAAAACGACAAAGTTTTAAGTATTGTTAATGGAGACTTTAGTAATCGTTTTAAAATAATGGCTCAACAAATGGGCTGCAATGTTGATACATTAGAATATCAAGATGGAACTACATTTAATATAAGAGATGTTAATAAGGCTCTTAAAAACAATGAATATAAGGCTTTAATTGTAACTTGACATGAAACAAGCACAGGTGTTTTAAATGATATTCATGCTCTATCAAAATCACTAAAGAAATTTGCGCCTAACACACTATTTATAGTCGATAGTGTAAGTGCTATTATTAATCATGACTTAAATTTCGATAAAAACAACATTGATATAGCTTTTGCTACATCAGGTAAGGGTTTTTCGGTTATGCCTGGTTTAAGTGTACTTTGTGCTTCTCATAGAGCAATTGAAGAATCAAAGAGAAATAAGAATTATAAATTCTACTTTGATTTTTCAAAATATGAATCTTATTATAATGATTTTAAATCAACACCATTTACACCAGCTTCAAGTATTTTAATGGCTATGCATGCAAGCTTGGTTATAATGAAAAATGAAACAATAGAAGAAATCAGAAGAAAAAAAGAAGTAATATATAACTATCTTGACAAAGAGTTTTCAAAAATGGGATTCGAAAATAAAATTGAATATCAAAATAGAACATTAGGATTACTTGTTGTAGATGCTCCAGAAGGGATTGAAACCATCAAGTTGAGAAATACTTTAGACTATAAACACAACATTTATATGGAACTAGGTAGATTATCAAAAAGAAACAGCCAACTTAGAATTGGTATATCTAACACAATTACATTAGATGATGCTAAAAATTTAGTAATGGAAACAAAAAATTATTTAAATGAACTTAAGAAGAATAAAAAGAAAGAGGAATAA